One part of the Candidatus Bathyarchaeia archaeon genome encodes these proteins:
- a CDS encoding electron transfer flavoprotein subunit alpha/FixB family protein, with protein MTEIFVLAEHRQGQILDITYEVLTKGKEIAEKTNAKLAVLILGKDVKEKAKTLPEYVNRVLVVEDFKLENFNSDAWIKILSNIIMEQMPLLTMMGHTSYGMECAPRLAASLGIPIATDCIDLDFEDENLVVMRQMYGGKVNVRAILKKAKSYMVTVRPGVFIARKPKIPFNGEVIEKQSLLTEEVTTKRFVEYVFPPPGEVDITVAEKLVGIGRGIKDQANMPMMEEFAKAIGAVLASTRPVIDKGWLPSDRQVGSSGKTVKPKLYFAVGISGAFQHILGMKNSDLIITINKDPKAPIFNFSDYGIVEDLFKIVPELTKRINELKG; from the coding sequence ATGACTGAAATTTTCGTTTTAGCGGAACATAGGCAAGGACAAATACTTGACATAACATACGAAGTATTGACAAAGGGCAAAGAGATAGCGGAAAAAACGAACGCTAAATTAGCAGTCCTCATACTTGGTAAAGACGTTAAGGAAAAAGCAAAAACCTTGCCCGAATATGTAAACAGAGTATTAGTTGTTGAGGATTTTAAACTTGAGAACTTTAATTCTGACGCCTGGATAAAAATACTTTCAAACATAATCATGGAACAAATGCCGTTATTAACCATGATGGGACATACATCTTATGGAATGGAATGTGCCCCGAGACTTGCGGCCTCACTAGGAATTCCAATAGCAACAGATTGCATAGACTTAGACTTTGAAGACGAAAACCTTGTAGTGATGAGACAAATGTACGGGGGCAAAGTTAACGTTAGAGCTATTCTCAAGAAGGCGAAAAGCTATATGGTCACGGTTCGTCCGGGCGTTTTTATAGCCCGGAAGCCAAAAATACCGTTTAACGGTGAAGTAATAGAAAAACAATCCCTTCTAACAGAGGAAGTAACTACAAAACGCTTCGTTGAGTATGTTTTTCCACCGCCAGGCGAAGTGGACATTACGGTAGCTGAAAAGCTTGTTGGCATAGGTAGAGGAATAAAAGATCAAGCTAATATGCCAATGATGGAAGAATTCGCAAAAGCTATAGGTGCTGTTCTCGCCTCTACAAGGCCGGTTATAGATAAGGGTTGGCTTCCAAGCGATCGACAGGTTGGCAGTTCAGGAAAAACCGTTAAACCAAAACTCTATTTTGCGGTTGGTATAAGCGGTGCCTTCCAACACATTTTAGGAATGAAAAATTCTGATCTGATAATAACCATAAACAAAGATCCGAAGGCGCCCATATTTAATTTCTCAGACTACGGCATTGTCGAAGACCTGTTCAAAATAGTCCCGGAATTAACGAAAAGAATAAACGAGTTAAAGGGATGA
- a CDS encoding sugar phosphate isomerase/epimerase family protein translates to MKVKVGVDSYCYHRYFGEIYDIQPKTEKRWTYEHFIERAKKLGVNGVSLETCFLPSIEEDYILKLKRLLDQYGMERVMAWGHPDGLEAGKNKEAIWDLRRHFEPTKKIGTNILRIVGSSLKFRDEPHEPQLKRLRKILKKVVEEAESYDLKLAYENHIDYTSDELLDLIEKVGSESLKVNLDTGNALRMFENPVEATKKLAPYVVATHIKDVSPVRYNKFYSTPATPRDWFFWAAVPVGDGIIDMPSIIQILNDAGYKGFFAVEIDCLKEGYDDEDKAVEKSVKYLKSLNLK, encoded by the coding sequence ATGAAAGTGAAAGTAGGAGTCGACAGCTACTGTTATCACAGGTACTTTGGAGAAATATATGACATACAGCCTAAGACGGAAAAAAGATGGACATACGAGCATTTTATAGAAAGGGCAAAGAAGCTAGGAGTAAATGGAGTAAGCCTTGAAACTTGCTTCCTCCCTAGCATCGAAGAAGATTACATTCTGAAGTTGAAGAGGCTGCTGGATCAATATGGAATGGAGAGGGTTATGGCATGGGGGCACCCTGATGGGCTAGAGGCGGGAAAGAATAAAGAGGCGATATGGGATCTGAGAAGGCACTTTGAGCCTACAAAGAAGATTGGAACAAACATATTAAGGATAGTTGGAAGCAGTCTAAAATTTCGCGATGAGCCTCATGAGCCTCAACTGAAGAGGTTGAGGAAAATTCTCAAGAAGGTGGTTGAAGAAGCAGAATCATACGATCTGAAACTAGCTTATGAAAATCATATAGATTATACCTCTGATGAGCTCTTAGACCTGATCGAGAAAGTGGGCTCTGAAAGTTTAAAAGTCAACCTTGATACTGGCAACGCTTTAAGAATGTTTGAAAATCCAGTGGAAGCTACAAAGAAACTAGCCCCATATGTAGTCGCAACACATATCAAGGACGTAAGCCCGGTGAGGTACAATAAATTCTACAGTACGCCAGCTACCCCCAGAGATTGGTTCTTTTGGGCCGCAGTTCCAGTAGGAGATGGAATCATAGACATGCCTTCAATAATACAAATCTTAAACGACGCGGGCTATAAAGGATTCTTCGCTGTTGAGATAGATTGCCTGAAAGAAGGCTACGACGATGAAGATAAGGCAGTCGAGAAAAGCGTCAAATATCTAAAGAGTTTAAATCTTAAATAA
- a CDS encoding cupin domain-containing protein has product MKLGYELRKSREFIGELYPVLLDASGKFVIDGMHRLKANPNWRAERLENIKDQKQVLVARIIANLCRREVPVLERCMMFENLAWYLKEVEKLDSSNIAKEISRLTGVAYRTVCRYLPEKYKDKDKVQLRRLRDSKRVNSASKRLIYIDSIPSYETPRPNKQEIKVIFSPNSPRLATIIETTLYPKNSTTIHLHYDSNEFAYIQEGNGKCIIKDEVISIRPKTIVLCPMEMPHQYINTGHTALKITYIYTPPLNLKSNVDFYKAYEKCK; this is encoded by the coding sequence ATGAAGCTAGGATACGAGCTTAGAAAGTCCCGTGAATTTATAGGGGAGTTGTACCCAGTTCTTTTAGATGCTTCTGGAAAGTTCGTTATCGATGGAATGCATAGGCTTAAGGCGAATCCAAATTGGAGGGCGGAGAGGTTGGAGAACATTAAGGATCAAAAACAGGTTTTGGTCGCACGAATAATAGCTAATCTCTGTAGAAGAGAAGTGCCAGTATTGGAAAGATGCATGATGTTTGAAAACTTAGCGTGGTATCTAAAAGAGGTTGAAAAACTAGATTCAAGTAATATTGCGAAAGAGATTTCTCGTTTAACCGGGGTAGCGTATCGAACCGTCTGCAGATATTTACCTGAAAAATATAAGGATAAGGATAAGGTTCAGTTAAGAAGATTAAGGGATAGCAAACGAGTTAACAGCGCGTCGAAAAGGCTCATATATATCGACAGCATTCCGAGCTATGAAACCCCCCGGCCAAATAAGCAAGAAATAAAAGTTATTTTCTCCCCCAATTCGCCAAGACTCGCTACGATTATAGAGACTACTTTGTATCCAAAAAATTCAACCACCATTCACCTCCACTATGATAGCAATGAATTCGCCTACATTCAAGAGGGAAATGGAAAATGCATTATTAAGGATGAGGTAATTTCAATCAGGCCCAAAACAATAGTGTTATGTCCGATGGAAATGCCTCATCAATACATTAACACTGGTCATACCGCATTAAAAATAACTTATATTTATACTCCACCTCTAAACCTGAAATCCAATGTGGATTTTTATAAAGCGTACGAGAAATGTAAATGA
- a CDS encoding TIGR03557 family F420-dependent LLM class oxidoreductase has product MTCRFGFYAAHEQYDPIRLLDFAVQAERYGFDTVWSSDHFHPWAHTDANSGFAWIWLATAADRTQKVSLGTVTPTLLRYHPGVVAQAFATLNFMYPNRIFLCLATGEAMNEAPLGLPWPPYKERLARLEESLIIIKRLWMESFIDFEGKYYRLRKANLYTKPKTKIPLYVAANGPSAAYLAGKYADGLLTSGRVFDEKFKPELLPALEKGARDAERDLSEIDRIVHIITSYDEDYDKAVEGCKFWNATMVPGIFNAEVYDPRVIEEKARSITREEVIKKRFIVTSEEEAIKKIESYLKLGIKEVEFLSTSPNQDKFIKFFGEKVFPYFRSTLNGS; this is encoded by the coding sequence TTGACTTGTAGATTTGGTTTTTACGCTGCTCATGAACAATACGACCCTATTAGGCTATTAGATTTTGCAGTTCAAGCTGAAAGATATGGTTTTGACACGGTCTGGAGTAGCGACCACTTTCATCCTTGGGCTCATACCGACGCGAACTCAGGCTTCGCTTGGATATGGTTAGCTACAGCCGCTGATAGAACCCAAAAGGTTTCTCTAGGGACGGTTACTCCGACGCTTCTACGGTATCATCCCGGGGTGGTGGCCCAGGCGTTCGCCACCCTAAACTTCATGTACCCTAATAGAATATTCTTATGTTTGGCTACCGGGGAGGCCATGAATGAAGCCCCACTTGGGTTACCGTGGCCACCCTACAAGGAAAGGCTAGCTAGGCTGGAAGAATCCCTCATTATAATTAAAAGATTATGGATGGAGAGTTTCATAGACTTCGAGGGAAAATACTATCGATTAAGAAAAGCGAATTTATACACTAAACCAAAGACAAAAATTCCATTATACGTGGCGGCTAACGGTCCCTCCGCAGCCTATCTCGCTGGCAAGTACGCTGACGGTTTATTGACGAGCGGCCGAGTCTTTGATGAAAAATTCAAACCGGAATTGCTCCCAGCGCTAGAAAAAGGAGCTCGAGACGCGGAAAGAGACCTTAGCGAAATTGACAGAATAGTCCACATCATAACGTCCTACGATGAAGATTACGATAAAGCAGTTGAAGGCTGTAAGTTCTGGAACGCTACGATGGTGCCTGGAATATTCAACGCTGAGGTATACGATCCCAGGGTAATAGAGGAAAAAGCACGATCAATTACCAGGGAAGAGGTGATAAAAAAGCGTTTCATTGTAACCTCGGAGGAGGAGGCGATAAAAAAGATTGAATCTTATTTAAAATTAGGCATCAAGGAAGTAGAGTTCTTAAGCACTAGCCCAAACCAAGATAAATTCATAAAGTTTTTCGGAGAAAAAGTATTTCCTTATTTTAGATCCACCTTAAACGGTTCTTAA
- a CDS encoding cyclase family protein yields the protein MLKGYKIIDLSHQLFNDMPSYPSLPKFRISQLKVVDRDGSNVSIITSMHTHMGTHIDLPLHVLPGSRSLDEYSLEDLSGEGVVIDLTYKKEGGEIDEKDLIKYRGHIKRGNILFLFTGWSKKRGLTPTYMFEWPHLNEEAAQFIIKRGIKILGTDGLSVGGWGGKAVGSVSAYVSSSRRVHRMLLGAGILLVEEVANLDKILMGNNVAKAFFIIAPLPIKGVEASPCRVISIVRSF from the coding sequence ATGCTCAAAGGCTATAAAATTATCGATCTAAGTCATCAGCTGTTTAACGATATGCCATCTTACCCCTCTCTGCCAAAATTCAGAATCTCTCAATTAAAGGTGGTCGATAGGGATGGGTCTAATGTGAGCATCATTACAAGTATGCATACTCACATGGGGACACATATCGATCTACCGCTTCACGTACTTCCCGGATCCAGGTCTTTAGACGAATATAGTTTGGAAGACCTTTCCGGTGAAGGAGTAGTTATAGATTTAACATATAAAAAGGAGGGCGGGGAAATAGATGAGAAAGACCTCATTAAGTACAGGGGTCACATTAAAAGGGGAAACATACTGTTTCTTTTTACAGGCTGGTCTAAAAAGAGAGGTCTTACTCCAACTTACATGTTTGAATGGCCACATTTAAACGAGGAGGCAGCTCAATTCATAATTAAAAGGGGCATCAAAATATTAGGAACAGATGGGCTTAGCGTTGGAGGCTGGGGTGGAAAAGCTGTAGGAAGTGTGTCGGCTTACGTAAGCTCATCGCGTAGAGTTCATAGAATGCTGTTAGGAGCTGGAATTTTATTAGTGGAGGAAGTTGCGAACTTAGATAAAATTCTAATGGGCAACAACGTTGCTAAGGCTTTTTTTATAATAGCGCCGCTTCCAATTAAAGGGGTTGAGGCTTCACCGTGTAGGGTTATCTCCATCGTACGAAGCTTCTGA
- a CDS encoding Gfo/Idh/MocA family oxidoreductase produces MNSVRICLVGAGRAGMVHAKNILNHVCDATLTCIVEPSVEVAREAITSLGVPCYPNIDDAIRKEKFDAVIITSPTFTHAEITKKAAMAKKHVFCEKPMALNLKESDEMISICREYRVVLQIGFMRRFDKAFQRAKRMVEEGKIGKIAIIKSTGRGPGLPPKWACDPKKSLGMLAEVNSHDFDSIRWFGGGDFSRVYAEASTFKCFELKNEYPNFYDNSIVSIRLTNGTLALLDGSCPVEYGYDARVEILGTEGVIMIGDIKDEMISACTKKGEGVTYPAFLSWRDRFREAYIEEIKHFINCVLENRDPMVSGEDGKKAVEAVLAATKSLLTQKPVEMPLKDDLHF; encoded by the coding sequence GTGAACTCCGTCAGAATTTGCTTAGTCGGTGCTGGAAGGGCAGGCATGGTTCATGCAAAAAATATACTAAACCATGTATGTGACGCTACTTTGACATGTATAGTTGAGCCCAGTGTTGAAGTCGCGAGGGAAGCGATAACGAGCTTAGGCGTACCATGTTACCCTAACATTGATGATGCTATACGAAAGGAGAAGTTCGACGCGGTGATTATCACTTCTCCCACCTTCACGCACGCCGAGATAACTAAGAAGGCTGCTATGGCTAAAAAGCACGTTTTCTGCGAGAAGCCGATGGCGTTAAACCTAAAAGAGTCTGATGAAATGATCTCAATCTGTAGAGAGTATAGAGTAGTGCTTCAAATCGGATTCATGAGAAGGTTCGATAAAGCTTTTCAACGGGCAAAGAGGATGGTGGAAGAGGGGAAAATCGGTAAGATAGCTATCATCAAATCTACTGGCAGAGGGCCAGGGTTACCTCCAAAATGGGCTTGCGATCCAAAGAAAAGTTTAGGCATGCTCGCAGAAGTGAACAGTCATGATTTTGACAGCATAAGATGGTTTGGGGGAGGCGATTTCTCGAGAGTTTACGCCGAAGCGAGTACTTTTAAGTGCTTTGAGCTAAAAAATGAGTATCCGAACTTTTACGATAACTCTATAGTTTCTATAAGGCTGACGAACGGTACCCTCGCATTATTGGATGGAAGCTGTCCTGTAGAATACGGCTACGATGCCAGAGTAGAAATTCTAGGTACAGAAGGGGTCATAATGATCGGCGATATAAAGGATGAGATGATTAGTGCATGTACAAAAAAAGGTGAAGGAGTGACTTACCCGGCTTTTCTAAGCTGGAGAGATAGGTTTAGAGAAGCTTACATCGAAGAAATCAAACATTTTATTAATTGCGTCCTAGAGAACAGGGATCCAATGGTTTCAGGCGAAGACGGTAAAAAGGCTGTCGAAGCCGTTCTCGCCGCGACAAAGTCTTTACTTACACAGAAGCCAGTAGAAATGCCGTTAAAAGATGACCTCCATTTCTAA
- a CDS encoding FGGY family carbohydrate kinase: MDDSYFISVEFSTKRTKAAVFDSNASMLASDYEELRLIYPRPDWVEQDPLDFYRSAINTIRSSLRKSKADPKNVKAIAFSSQMAGIMGVDNNWSPVTRYDSWLDTRCIQYIDFLSNKYQDLLIDKVGAPPSVTHGPKILWWKNERKKEFDKISKFITPNCYVAGKMAGLKGEDAFMDYTFLHFTGFADSRRGEWSEELCQLFKVPMDKFPEIVDPWKIIGELSRAEARKLGLIKGIPIIAGAGNQATRPLGAGIVKHGMIFDSTEAASVFSCCVNEYVPDRRYRTFIMERSVIPGLWMALSYIAGGGLCLKWFINELADIDGGTPRQSHISIELLEKQSSKIPIGSEGLMFIPHFRGRAYPCNPKLKGVWFGLDWKHTKAHLYRSILESIAYEYFYYMTILRKLFPELTFKESRVIGDGADNNLWNQIKADVLGIPYVRIRRQGIGVLGLMLIAGYGVGMYKDLARTASKISREGEVIKPRSVNNHHYRKFAKKYLKILSNMEFLFQKIDDVQPFS, encoded by the coding sequence ATGGATGATTCATACTTTATCAGTGTTGAGTTCAGTACTAAAAGGACGAAAGCAGCGGTCTTCGACTCAAATGCCTCGATGCTCGCGAGCGATTACGAGGAGTTGAGGCTAATCTATCCAAGACCTGACTGGGTTGAGCAAGATCCCTTGGACTTCTATCGCTCCGCGATCAACACCATAAGAAGTTCTCTTAGGAAGTCAAAAGCTGATCCTAAGAATGTTAAAGCAATCGCGTTTAGCAGTCAAATGGCGGGCATAATGGGAGTAGATAATAACTGGTCACCGGTGACGAGATACGATTCATGGCTGGACACTCGTTGCATACAATACATAGATTTTCTCAGCAATAAATACCAAGATCTTCTAATAGACAAGGTTGGGGCCCCGCCCTCCGTTACTCATGGCCCTAAAATATTATGGTGGAAAAATGAAAGGAAGAAGGAGTTTGATAAAATCTCGAAGTTCATAACCCCCAATTGCTACGTGGCAGGTAAGATGGCTGGTTTAAAAGGCGAGGATGCCTTCATGGACTACACGTTCCTACATTTCACAGGATTTGCTGACTCAAGAAGGGGAGAGTGGTCAGAGGAATTATGCCAATTATTCAAGGTGCCGATGGATAAATTTCCTGAAATAGTTGACCCGTGGAAGATTATAGGCGAATTATCACGAGCGGAGGCCAGGAAACTAGGCCTCATTAAGGGAATTCCAATAATAGCGGGAGCTGGTAATCAAGCGACCCGTCCGTTGGGCGCTGGAATAGTTAAACACGGCATGATTTTTGATTCAACGGAAGCAGCTTCGGTTTTTTCATGCTGTGTCAACGAATACGTGCCCGATAGAAGATATAGGACGTTTATTATGGAAAGGTCTGTTATTCCTGGGTTATGGATGGCCCTTTCATACATCGCCGGAGGAGGCTTATGCTTAAAATGGTTCATAAATGAACTAGCCGACATCGACGGAGGAACTCCTCGCCAAAGCCATATAAGCATTGAATTACTGGAAAAACAAAGTAGCAAAATCCCCATAGGATCCGAGGGGTTAATGTTCATACCTCATTTCAGAGGCCGCGCGTATCCATGTAATCCTAAGCTTAAAGGAGTGTGGTTTGGCCTAGACTGGAAACACACAAAAGCCCATCTATATAGATCTATACTTGAGTCAATAGCTTACGAATACTTCTACTATATGACGATACTTAGAAAGCTATTCCCGGAGTTAACTTTTAAGGAAAGTAGAGTAATTGGAGACGGAGCTGACAACAACCTATGGAACCAAATAAAAGCAGATGTGCTGGGAATCCCATATGTCCGCATTCGACGGCAGGGGATAGGAGTGTTAGGCTTAATGCTAATCGCAGGGTACGGCGTGGGCATGTATAAAGACCTCGCCAGAACGGCGAGCAAAATCTCAAGGGAGGGGGAGGTCATAAAACCTAGATCTGTAAATAACCACCATTATAGAAAGTTCGCGAAAAAATATCTGAAAATTTTATCTAACATGGAATTTTTATTCCAAAAAATTGATGATGTACAGCCTTTTTCATAG
- a CDS encoding sugar phosphate isomerase/epimerase family protein → MRFSAGIWAFTPCADRFEPKGYKDPSAVPDQIRIAKNVKGLEGVILQYPTGLNESNLDEIRSVLKESKLVASQVDANLFSRRFANGSFTSPEEKIRREAIEIAKSTVKMAKELNCNYAGLWLGQDGYDYPFQVNYKDLWEKEINGFREVALYAQENAPNMKICIEYKLKEPRCYMTMADAGKTIAICQEIGLPNLGATIDFGHCLFGQENPAESVVFLHRYNRLFAVHINDNYAYWDDDLFFGSLHMIQALEFVYSLAKVKYEGWIGLDIFPYREDVVQACNMSIQNFQAMAKLLDKLPERDLAKAQSKHDAVEAFRCLRKIILK, encoded by the coding sequence GTGAGGTTTTCAGCAGGCATTTGGGCTTTCACGCCTTGCGCCGATAGGTTTGAGCCAAAGGGGTATAAGGATCCAAGCGCCGTTCCAGATCAAATAAGGATAGCTAAGAATGTTAAAGGCCTTGAGGGAGTGATTCTGCAGTACCCCACGGGGTTAAATGAGAGCAACCTTGATGAGATAAGAAGCGTTTTGAAGGAAAGTAAGCTAGTGGCGTCTCAGGTAGACGCAAACCTATTTTCGAGAAGGTTCGCTAACGGCTCTTTTACCTCTCCTGAAGAAAAAATTAGGAGAGAGGCCATCGAGATCGCAAAGTCCACAGTTAAGATGGCGAAGGAGTTGAACTGTAATTACGCCGGTTTATGGTTGGGGCAGGATGGATATGACTATCCTTTCCAAGTAAACTACAAAGATCTATGGGAGAAGGAGATAAACGGATTTAGGGAGGTAGCCCTTTACGCCCAAGAAAACGCTCCAAACATGAAGATCTGCATCGAATATAAGTTGAAGGAGCCTAGATGCTACATGACGATGGCGGACGCTGGAAAGACCATTGCGATATGTCAGGAAATAGGGTTGCCTAATTTGGGGGCGACAATCGACTTTGGCCACTGCTTATTCGGCCAGGAGAATCCAGCTGAGTCAGTTGTTTTCCTACATAGATATAATAGGTTGTTCGCTGTTCACATCAACGATAACTACGCTTACTGGGATGATGACCTCTTCTTCGGCTCACTGCACATGATACAGGCCTTAGAATTCGTGTATAGCTTAGCGAAGGTGAAATATGAAGGATGGATCGGGCTTGACATATTTCCCTACAGGGAAGACGTGGTGCAAGCATGTAACATGAGTATCCAAAACTTTCAGGCAATGGCTAAATTGCTTGATAAGTTGCCTGAAAGAGACCTCGCGAAAGCCCAGAGCAAACATGACGCCGTAGAGGCCTTCAGATGCCTCCGAAAAATCATCCTTAAATAG
- a CDS encoding glucose-6-phosphate isomerase family protein, which produces MSKSYKPKLTSIRFDSGVILHATSIKRRLSDLKTFFMEKDVVEEMLKSGLNPLIYEVYECTQPAEKGHLNFGTTILKPGKIGKEFYLTKGHYHLKDESSEVYLGFKGEGLILLQSKTGETKVTSIGPGKVVYVPPKWGHRTVNVGNEELVFFFTYPADAGHDYETVEKSGFLKLVVEKNGRPEVVDNPRT; this is translated from the coding sequence ATGAGTAAATCATACAAACCTAAACTCACTTCTATAAGGTTTGACAGCGGCGTCATATTACATGCGACGTCTATAAAGCGTAGGCTCTCAGACTTGAAGACGTTCTTCATGGAAAAAGATGTTGTCGAAGAAATGTTGAAATCGGGATTAAACCCATTAATATATGAAGTATATGAGTGCACACAACCTGCCGAGAAAGGACATCTAAATTTTGGAACAACCATACTGAAACCAGGTAAAATTGGAAAAGAATTTTATCTGACTAAAGGTCACTACCATCTTAAAGACGAATCTTCTGAGGTTTATCTAGGTTTCAAAGGGGAAGGGCTGATTCTTCTTCAGTCTAAAACTGGTGAAACCAAAGTAACTTCAATAGGGCCTGGAAAGGTGGTTTATGTCCCACCTAAATGGGGCCACCGAACGGTAAACGTGGGCAATGAAGAGCTAGTCTTTTTCTTCACGTACCCTGCGGACGCTGGACACGATTACGAAACAGTGGAAAAAAGTGGATTCTTAAAGCTGGTGGTGGAAAAGAACGGTAGGCCAGAGGTGGTGGATAACCCACGAACTTAA
- a CDS encoding phosphoglycerate dehydrogenase, producing the protein MVRVFVASRSFGRVVPDGVRLLQDVGDLVWNPFGRALTSMELQGFLRDVDAALLGNDVCDRAVFESAERLRVVSRHGIGVDAVDLEAATDHGIVVTNTPHVNAVAVAEHALALMLALLRRVPAADASVKAGRWEGLKFMGGELYGRTLGIVGLGAIGVEVARRAKSLGMNVLYVKRRRNLDLERELGLTFKPLTELLSESDIVSIHLPLTDETKGLIGEEEIASMKPGAYIVNTARGGILNLNALVEALKSGRLAGAALDVYDSEPPDFNHPLFKLENVILTPHIGAYTVEAVRRMDTLAAENIVKALKGQIPEHVVNKEVLSRGNLRIKAST; encoded by the coding sequence TTGGTTAGGGTCTTTGTCGCGTCCCGTTCTTTCGGCAGGGTCGTGCCTGACGGCGTGAGGCTTCTGCAGGATGTGGGGGATTTGGTTTGGAACCCTTTTGGCAGGGCCTTAACCTCCATGGAGCTTCAAGGGTTTTTGAGGGATGTGGACGCGGCGTTGCTGGGAAACGACGTGTGCGACAGGGCTGTGTTCGAGTCGGCTGAGAGGCTGAGGGTTGTGAGCCGCCACGGGATCGGCGTAGACGCTGTAGACTTGGAGGCGGCCACAGATCACGGCATCGTCGTGACCAACACGCCTCACGTGAACGCCGTAGCCGTGGCAGAGCATGCGTTGGCGTTGATGCTGGCTTTGTTGAGGAGGGTGCCGGCGGCGGACGCGTCGGTGAAGGCTGGGAGGTGGGAGGGCTTAAAGTTCATGGGCGGGGAGCTTTACGGTAGGACATTGGGCATCGTCGGGTTAGGCGCCATAGGCGTCGAGGTGGCTAGGAGGGCGAAAAGCCTCGGTATGAACGTCCTGTACGTGAAGAGGAGGAGGAACCTCGACCTTGAGCGGGAGCTGGGCCTAACCTTTAAGCCCCTAACCGAGCTGCTCTCGGAGTCGGACATCGTGTCCATCCACCTGCCCCTAACGGACGAAACCAAGGGCCTGATCGGCGAAGAAGAGATCGCGTCGATGAAGCCGGGCGCGTACATCGTCAACACCGCTCGAGGAGGCATCCTCAACCTCAACGCCCTAGTCGAGGCGTTGAAGTCCGGCCGCCTAGCCGGAGCTGCTCTAGACGTATACGACTCGGAGCCCCCGGACTTCAACCATCCCCTGTTCAAACTGGAGAACGTCATCCTAACGCCGCACATCGGCGCCTACACCGTTGAAGCCGTGAGGAGAATGGACACCTTAGCCGCCGAAAACATCGTGAAGGCGTTGAAAGGACAAATACCGGAACACGTCGTTAACAAAGAAGTGTTATCTAGGGGAAACCTCCGCATAAAGGCTTCTACTTAA
- a CDS encoding zinc-dependent dehydrogenase, translating into MRRMRAARLHGKEDLRVENVKIPSVGRGEILLRVEAATICALDTRAYNHGDGRVKLPRILGHEFAGTVEKVGRALQPRYERGLRVTVNPNMFCGRCEQCARGRHELCKYRYAIGVDVDGAFAEYLRIPEEAARNGLIFPLPDTVSYEEGALVEPLSACLHGQLFAPIKLGDIVTVIGSGPIGVMHVMLAKALGASKVIACDIVENRLIKAKEFGADFTVNSSKESLVEKVMEYTDGHGSDLTIVAVSSPEAQRESLSIAAEEGRVNFFGGLPTGKETVPLNTNLIHYKEIRVFGTFAQSIDEYSQSLKLITQKKFPLSKLVTHKYDLKEIDEAFKKAISGEGLKISVKA; encoded by the coding sequence ATGAGGAGAATGAGGGCGGCTAGGCTTCATGGAAAAGAGGACTTGAGGGTTGAGAACGTTAAGATCCCCAGCGTAGGCAGAGGAGAAATCCTACTAAGGGTTGAAGCCGCTACAATCTGCGCGCTTGACACCCGGGCTTATAATCATGGGGATGGAAGGGTTAAACTTCCAAGAATTTTAGGTCACGAATTCGCTGGAACCGTGGAGAAGGTTGGAAGAGCCCTTCAACCTCGATATGAGAGGGGGTTAAGGGTGACGGTGAACCCCAACATGTTCTGTGGGAGATGCGAGCAATGCGCCAGAGGAAGGCATGAGCTCTGTAAATACAGGTATGCGATAGGGGTGGATGTGGACGGCGCTTTCGCGGAGTATTTGAGGATTCCGGAGGAGGCTGCTCGCAACGGTTTAATTTTCCCATTGCCGGACACCGTGTCCTACGAAGAGGGGGCTCTCGTCGAACCCCTTTCCGCGTGCCTACACGGCCAGTTGTTCGCCCCCATAAAGCTGGGAGACATAGTAACAGTGATCGGGTCGGGGCCCATAGGCGTAATGCACGTGATGTTAGCGAAAGCCTTAGGGGCCTCAAAGGTGATCGCGTGCGATATCGTAGAAAACCGGTTGATTAAGGCTAAGGAGTTTGGAGCAGACTTCACCGTTAACTCTTCAAAAGAAAGCTTGGTTGAAAAGGTGATGGAGTACACCGATGGCCACGGATCGGATCTCACGATTGTCGCCGTCAGCTCACCAGAGGCCCAACGGGAGAGTTTATCCATAGCCGCTGAAGAGGGTAGGGTGAACTTTTTCGGGGGACTGCCAACTGGGAAGGAAACGGTTCCCCTGAACACCAACCTCATCCATTACAAGGAGATCCGCGTTTTCGGAACCTTCGCCCAATCCATCGATGAGTACTCCCAGTCTTTAAAGCTCATAACTCAAAAGAAGTTTCCGTTAAGCAAGCTAGTCACCCACAAGTATGATCTTAAGGAGATCGATGAAGCGTTTAAGAAGGCTATTTCAGGAGAAGGATTAAAAATCTCCGTTAAGGCTTAG